The genomic interval GCTCTAAGGCACGTCGGGTGATGGTGCTGTCCTCGGGCGGAAAGCGCCCGGCCCCGAGCCCGCGTCCCCCGCCGCCCCAACGCGCTCATGCCAGGAGCGTCTCAGGCCGATTAGGCAGGTGCGGGCCGGGTGCGCGGGCCGAGGCGGCGAGCAGGGCGTCGGGCAGCCGCACGGGGCAGTACAGGTGCGCACCGGCTGCCGGGCCTCGGAGCGGCTTGGCCGGGGCCGGGGCGGCCAGGGGCGCTAGGAGGAGGGGCGGCGCCTCGGCCCCGCGAGCTAGCAGCCCCGGAGGCTCGGCCGCTCCAAACGCGCAGAGCGGCAGCAGGGCCCCAGCGGGCGCAGCCTGGAGCAGCGCCGGGTAGGCGGGCGGCGGCGGGCAGGGAGCCGCGCCCCACGGAGGGCGGGCCCCGGGGCCCGCGTCCCCGGCGCGGCGGCTGCGGAAGGGCTTGCTGAGGATACTGTCGATGGCGAAGGGGccggagaatctgcctgccgggcTGGCGCGCCCCTCCGGGCGGGCGGGCGAGCGCGCGCGGGGCGAAGCCGGGGCCGCGGCggcgggcgcgggcggcggggGCGCGCCGTCCGGGGGCCGGAGCGCGGGGCCGGGGGCCGCTGCCCGGTGGCTGAGGCGCTTGCGGCGGCGGCGGAAGACCCCGTCGGCGAACGTGTACTCGCTGTTAGGGTTCAGCATCCAGTAGTTGTCCTTGCCCCAGGGTCGAGAGGGGTCGCGAAGCACCTTGACGAAGCAGTCGTTGAGCGAGAGGTTGTGGCGCACGGAGTTGCGCCAGCCGGTGTAGCTGCCGCGGAAGAACGGGAACTTGCCCATGAGGTACTCGTTGATCTCGGCCAGCGTCAGGCGGCCGCCCGCCGAGTCGCGGATGGCCATTGCGATGAGCGCGATGTACGAATACGGGGGCTTGGGCCTCCGGGTGTACGGCTTGCCGCGCGCGCCCTCGCCGCCGCCCGCACCCCCAGAACCTGCGCCCCCGGCTCTGGGCCCCGCCGTCGCCCCCGCCGCGCCCGCCGCGCCCGCCTCCTCGGCGCCCGGCCCGCCGCCCGCGCTCCGCTCGCCGCTGCCTGCCGCCGGGCTGTTGGCTGCGCAGTCCCCGTCCGAGCCCAGGGAGTCGTCGCCCGCGGCCGATAGCGGAGATGGCGCGTCGCTGCCGCCCGCACCCTCCAGGTCACTCCCCGGCTTGTCCCCTAGACCCGCGCGGGGCCCGAACACCTCCAGCTTCATGCCTGCGCCCGTCCCCGCCCGGCGCGTACCCTTTGCCTCCGCGCGGTTCTGGACAGCGGGCGCCCGGGGCGTGGTGGAGATCGGGGCCGGGGTCCTGGCCTCTCTCTCCCGGAGCTCGCCTTCCTCTGGGTGAGACAGTCGCTTTCCGGATTGGAGTCCCCTTCCGCTGGAGTTCTTTGGAGTGTTTGTGCTTATTGGGTGAACCGACAGGGGCGAagagggaggagctgggggcGTACTGGCTTCAGGGTGAGGAGCGGAGACTTGGGGGAAGGCGTGCAGAGCCGCGGTTCTAGCCTCGGGTGCCGGGGCGCGCGGGGCTTGGAGTTCCTGCCGGAGAAGGAAGCGTGCGCATCTGCTTCCCGTTCCAGAGATGGGGTTTCTTCTCCCGCAGTCGCAGGTCCCGGACAGGCGTCCTCGCGGGTCGAGTCAGTGCCAGCTCCCGTGCCTGCCACCCCGGGGCGAGGGTCCAGCCTTCAGCCTCGAGCGCCCACGGAGCCGAGTCTCCGATGCCGCGGCGCCCGCAACCGCCTTCCCGCCCCTGGCCTCCGGAGCAGCATCTCCACGCCTGCAGCCTCGGCCCCGTCTCGTCTCCACCTTCGGCCCGGCCCAATATAACCCCGCGGCACCCCGCGAGGGCGGGGCCTGGGCGCCGACGAGGGATGGGGAGCGAGGTGGCCCAGGTGGCCGCGGCTCCGGAGCGGGCGCGCGCTAGGCGGAGGCCACGCGGCGGCGCGGCCGCAGGTTGTTTGTTTTGGGTCCGCCCGGCCCCGCCTTCCTCCTCCCGCCAATGGGAGGCGTGCGCGCGGCTGAGGTCCTCGCgtgtgcgcgcgtgcgtgtgCGCCTCGGCTCGGGGGCCGCGCGCGGGCGCTCGGGAGGGGCCCCTGCGCCCCGGAGCTCACGGAAGCCATACGAGAGCGCGGCCGGGGCACCTGTCGGGACGCCTGGCGCGGCTGGGGCCCGCGGGCTCCCTAAGCCACACTTGGTGTGCGGGTGCTCTGCGAGGGAAAACGGCGCTGCTCCCCCACGCAGACCCCCGTCGTCCCGGCCGAGGGGCAAGCAGCGGAGCACGCGCAGGACACTGCGGTGACCTCCCACCGGGGCCGCGCGACGTGTCCTTCTCGGGACCTCGTTTTGGGGAcagtctctctcttctttccttctctaatgAATAAAAGTCTGGACTCAGGATTGGCTGCACCTGAGATGACCTTGACTCGTTCTCATACTGGCCTTTCTTTGTCTTCCGTGGCCTCTTCCCTCACCTGGGCGGGGGCTCCTGCCGGCTCTGCACGGCTCTCGCCCCCGGGCGGCCCGGCGGCCCTCCTGCTCCAGGACGTTCGCTGTGGTTTCCGTGGCACCGGCGTCTGGCGGTCGGGAAAGCGGGCCCTCTCACCTCGGCGGGACGCCCGGCGGCGTGGATGATCCCCGAGGGCGCACTTCTAACCCTCTGCCCTACCAAGCTGAGGCTTCGTCCTTTTCCGGCCTTTGTTGCAAATAAGCGACGGAGCTGCGAGTAGGTGGGACCCCCGTCgatgtttattttattactttccaCCATTTGTGCAGAAAATGTACACAACCCTCTCTTATCTTTTTTCAGGCAGTTTTAAAGGCATTCAGCATGGGGTCCGAAAAATGACAGGGCCGTGGAGATGTTGTTTCTGGTGTTTGGGGAAAAGATCTGCTTTAGAGATTAGATTGGATTGCGTGCCTGCCGAGAGCTGGGAGCTGGCAGGAATGGCTTTTTTTCTGAAGGCAGCTGCCAGAGGGGGCCGGCTCCAGGCCAGGGGTCTGTGGTCCCCAGgacctggaggtggggtgggctggAACAGGAGAGCAGCAGGTGAACAGCCAGGGGTGACAGCGTTGGCAGTGAGTGCCGTCCTGGTGTGAACTCTGGAGGTGGGACCAAGGCCTGTTTTATGGGGCAGGTAAGCCGGGAGCTTTAAGTGTGGGCCATCTGGCTGCTGCAGAGTCTAAGGCAGGCCAGAGACACTACAGGGCCAGGTGCGAGGGGACCCAATTCCACCCTGGAGACGCCTAGGAGGCAGTCCTGCAGGCCTGTCCCCCTGGCCACCGCCACAGCCCTGCCTCAAGCCACCCAGAGCCTGGATTCGCAGCAGTTCCCTTCCTGGGCTCCCCACCGgctgccccccagcccctcctgtctctgtctctgcttcccccttcgGCCCCCAGAGGTTCTCCAGCTGGAAGGTTAGTCTGGGAAGTGCTAGTGAGCTGGGTGTGTCGGGGGTTTGatcagaagggaaagaagagaccTACGCCCTGGGCCCTGTTGCCACTCACAGCACGCATAGCAGCGACCTTGGGCCCTGTCCTCCCTGCCGCGCGTGTAAAATGATGCCCAACAGAAGGACTCCTGTGCTCATTGCCTTTGGCACTGCTCCTTTCTTGGGGTGATTATACGGCATTGCATTTCCGCCTCTGGGCACTTGGGCGTTTGGGTGAACTCCCAGAGCCCTGAGATCCTACCCCTCGCCCCTGCTCCAGCCTGGCCTGGTAGGAGGGGGCGTGTTGAAGTGTGGATGCTCTCCCCCCGGCTCCCCCCTTCAAAGGAGTGTTGGTCCTGCCGGGGAAgcagccccccaccctgccccctgcagcAGGGTCTCCTCCACCATCACCATTCTGCTGGGGAAAGGACCAGCCATCACTCCCGTGGGGCGGTCTCTCCCTGCCTCAGGGCTGGGCTGCTGGTGGGCTGCAGGTTTGGGAGGAGGGGAGTGAGGCGAGAGGGGGGACTGTCACCAAGaaaaccttttttattttcaggGTGACAGCTttgggagatggggagagggcTTTGTAAAGGAAGACACCGCTGACCGTGGTGGGCAGAGGGCCACTCGGAAGGTTGGAAAGACCCCCAGGTACTGGGGTGCAGGCCCCCTAGGAAGCCAGGAGTTCCCTGCTGTGTCTCCAATCCTTGCCTCAAGGACTGTCTCGCTGTGCCATTCCTTGAGGCAGTGTTGCGCTGCTGTTCAGAACCCGTGTTACCTTTACCATTCTTTTACTCCCAAGAAGTCCTCCCCCTTCTGCCGGTACAAGAAGGCAGAGGTGGATGGAGGTTGCCCTCCCCTCTGCATTGTGTGCACGGCGCCCTCCAGGCCGGTGTGGAGCCTGCAGGCATCTCACGCCTGCTGTTTGTGGGTTCCCTAGAAAGGCTTGGAGACGTCTGCTCCCTAACTTTCAATCCCTCGGGGATCAGCATTGATGGGTTAATGATAAATGCCCGTCCGTGGAGCCTCACCAAACACTGTGTTGGGTTTGAAAGACCCATCTGTTTGTCCATTTATTCCCTTGCCCTTGAACTTGAGTGGCAATGAGGAGGTAAACCTGGCAAAGCATGCGCTCACGTCTCAGTGGTCACCAGGGCTCCTtgagcctggaggagggcacggcaacccactccaggattcttgcctggagaattccacagacagaggagtctggtgggctgcagtccatggggtcgcaaagagtcagacacgactcggaGACTAagcctttctttactttctttcttcttgggcTCCTGGAAGTGGTTTTAGGCAAAGGAAGGACGTGTGTCCATCTCTCGACAAAGACTAACAGCTGGAAACCCTCGGTGGGTTTCAAACTCACTGTTACCTGATGTTTCACTGCTCCATGCCTAAACCTCAGGGTGTGACTTCTGGAATGTGAGGGACTCGGTGGACCTGACTCTGCTGGAGACGTGGGAGCTGGCCCCAATGCACACAGCATCCTGGACCCAAAGGAGCCAGGGAATCAGCTCTCtcactctcccctgcccccagacaCCGGGAACCGTTGGTGAGCTTCTTGCCGGGTTCCCTCTGCAGGAGCCACCTTTGGCCTCTGGGTCTGAAGAGAAGGTGAACTTACGTTGCCTGCCCTGGGGTCCCAGGCCTCTAACTCTGTGAGAGCGGCCGTGCTGGGGCCCCAGTCCACAGGCGTGGCTCAGATCCGAGCTCCATCACTTGTGGGACGGGGTGGGGCTGAAAGCTGGGGCCTGACGTCCTCTTCAGGGCTCAGGCCCAGCTCCCTGGACACGCCTTGCTCGTGGTGGAAGGGCGGAAGGAGGGGAGCTGGCTCTGCCCAGACCTCCTCCGTGGCCTGGCTGGCTCGTGGTGACGCAGGGCCCTTGGGGGAGCCTGCAGGGTGGGCACGAGTCCCTGTCGGAGCCCGCCTCGCTGGCCTGAGCTCTGTCactctcttcctgctgctgctcggCCGGGGACTCGGTTTAAGCGAGGGCCGGGCACTGTCTGGCACtgctcaccagggaagcccaagggctgTGCTGGAAGTTTCTCTGGAGACCACAGGGGTCCCGACcacaagaagcctggtgggtgtCCCTGAGACCGCAGGGGTCCCGACcgcaagaagcctggtgggtgtCCCTGCGCTGCAGGTGCCGCTCCTGGGCGGTGGGTCCTGGGCgtggggagggcggggaggggcgcAGTGACCTGGGGCGGAGAGAGGGGTATGGGGCTCCCTGGGGAAGGGGGTGAGGACGGGGGTCAGCcccagctgggggcaggggaaagTCGGGGGGAGGATGGAGGCCAGGGGAGCCGCCTGAAGCTCACGACAGCCCTACTCCCCGTGGGAGGTGCTGCTGAAGGAGAGGAAGCCTGGGGGCCTTGTCTCGGTGCGGTGAGGGCGTGATCCTGGGGTCATGGAGCCATCCTCAGGGCAGCGCTCCTGGTCCAGCTCTAGTCCAGCTTCCCTTTCACCTGAAGTCCTTTAACTTGTGAGTTTTAAAAGCAGAGCAAGAAAGCTTGCACTTCCCTTTAAGGTAGGCGAACGACCAGACACACGCCCGTGTTTGTCCAGGAAGGAGACCTCTGGGGTGTGTCTGAGCCTCCCCTCACCCCTGGCACTGCCCCTTTGACCTGCTGCCACAGCATCCGGCGAGATGGGGGAGACGGCAGCTGGGACCCGCTGTGTCCTTGGAACGAGACGGTGTGTGCAGGGCCCACTCAGCCCTCCCCTGCCTTGACCAGGAGTCCCAGATCCTGGGGGTACAGCTTACCATGGGCAGTTGGGCCTATGGAGACCGGACATCTTTGCAAAAGTTCAAAAACTCCCTTCAAAATCCCACAGGGCCCCCATCAAACTCCCTAATCTTGGCTCAATTAAACTGAGCACCGACTCTGGAGCAGTTAGAAATAtgacgggggcttccctggtggcccagtggtcgGACTCCGCATTCCCTCCATAGGACCGCAGGTTCCATGcctggctggagaactaagatcctggaaCTGAGATCCGCAGCatggccagttttttttttttttttaattaaaaaaatatgaaaacattgtTCTACAATTTTATGCCCCCAAATATTGGCCACTctaaatagtttatatttttaaatgaataacttAATGACATCGTTCATGCATTTAGAACACTTCAGAAAgctttttgttttggaaagttCCACATACTTATtgtaaaaggtaaagaaaatagGATAATGAACTCCCACATACCCAAGATTCCACTCTAGCCACTCCCAACCGATGGCCAATATTATTCTGTCCTTATTCCTTCCCATTTCTCTGCCACCtacctacattttttaaaagacaaaccacagacaGCATATAATTTTATCTATATTTCACTGTTATTCTAAAGAtaagaattcattaaaaaaataaccaaattcCATTATCATACCTACAAAATTAATAGTAATTTTAACATTAAATACTCAGTATTCAAATTTtcaattatcttaaaatgtaagattactttaaagtcatttttaCTGAGCTACATTTTTCGTATAATAAAATGTACCTATATTAAGGGTGCAAGTAAACTGACAAATTTATAcactcctctgctgctgctgctgagttgcttcagtcgtgtctgactctgtgcgaccccatagaccgcagcccaccaggctcccccgtccctgggattctccaggcaagaacactggagtgggttgccatctccttctccaatgcatgaaagtgaaaagtgaaagtgaagtagctcagtcgtgtctgactccttgcgaccccggggactacagcccaccaggctcctccatccatgggattttccaggcaagagtactggtgtggggtgccattgccttctctgatacactCCTCTAACCACCGTCATatcaagatatagaatatttttgCCACCACGGGAAGCTGCTTCCTACGCTTACTGTCAACTTCACCTCCTTTTCCATCCTCAGCCCCAGGCtaccttgcttttctttttttttacatttatgaacagcaaggacatccaaccagtccatcctaaagaaaatcaaccctgaatatttactggaaggactgatgctgaagctgaagctccaacacttaagccacctgatgcaaagagccgactcactagaaaagaccctgattctgggaaagattgaagtcaggaggagaaggggatgaggatggttggatggcatcactggctcaatggaccagagtttgagcaaactctgggagttggtgatggacagggaggcctggcatgctgcagttcacggggttgcagagagatggattgacttagtgactgagcaacaacaacaaaacatttatGTGAATTTAGGAATTAtaggatgtatgtatatatatatctgttttttctttttctggccacTTGAAACATTTACTGCCAACAGCTGGTTCTCAGCAATCTGACTGACGCTCCTCCTGTGGCTGGTCTCTGCCACCTGCTCTGTGTCTTCTTCCTGGACTCTAATTACACACGTTTGACTACTTGACAATTAACCTACAGGTTGCTGAGcttgtgtgtttgtattttgtctttttcctctctgtctgAACATTTTCCATTGCAGTGTCTGCATATTCACTGATCTTTCTTTTGGAATATCTAATCCAATGTTACAATTGTCCAGTTAAATTTTCCCAACAGATACTATACTTTTCTTCTCTAGAAGTcccatttgattcttttttaaaaaatattttccatctgtctcttcatcctgctcatgttttccttttagattttaaatatgCGTGTAATGTATTTTTAGGTGTCCTTGTCCGCTGTTTCCGGCCTCTCATTTGTAGATTTGTTTCTTTTGACTGATTTTCCTTCTTGTTATGGGTCaaaatttgctgattttttttttttggcatgtctagtaatttttaattggatgcaGGACATGAACTTTAGGTCACTGAGTGTttggattttgtttcttttttaaaagggtttttgaatttgttttgctCAAAAATTAAGTTATGTGTTTCTGATTAACCCTTACcaagtttatttacttatttaaattgGAGCCTGTTGCTTCACAACGTCGTGGtcgtttcttctgtacaacagcgtgaatcagacatgtatacacatatatccgCTCCCTCTCAAGCCTCCTGCtctaccacccccaccccaccccccgccccgggtcatcacggagcaccgagctgagctacCCCAGCTCCCGCAGCTGTCTGTCTGCGTGTGGCAGTGTATGAACGTCAGTGCCCACTCTCGATCTGTCCccgccctgcctcccacccccatgTCTGTAAGTCCGCACCGGGTTTGTTCTTAAGCCCTCTTTTAGGGCAGCTCTAGACTAGactgcggagaaggcgatggcaccccactccagtactcttgcctggaaaatcccatggatggaggagcctgacaggctgcagtccatggggtcactaagagtcggacacgactgagcgacttcactttcacttttcactttcatgtattggagaaggaaatggcaacccactccggtgttcttgcctggagaatcccagggacgggggagcctggtgggctgctgtctatggggtcgcacagagtcggacacgaccgaagcgacttagcagcagcagcagcagactagtcTGCAGTCAGTCCCGTTACTAAGACGCGCCACTTCTGGCATCTCCGCCTACGGCCCTGGGTGTTAGAGCAGACGTGTCCACTGCGGCTGGTTGGAAGCCGTAGTTCTCCAGCCCCGTGAAGTCTGGGAACCGTCGTAATTGCAGCTCTTCTTCGGTTCTGGGTCCAGCCTTGCATGGGCCGCCCCGCCCCGTGCATGGTCTGGATTCGCCCAGGCTCGAGGGCCCCTGCAGACTTCCGGACCCTCCGGTGCACAGTCCCCTCACGCCCAGCAGGCCCCGCTTCCCGAGCTCAGCCCCGCGCGCCTCGGCTCAGACGTGGACCTCTTCTCCGCTGCTCCTGTCCTTTGGCTGTTGCTCTAAATTTACTTTCAGGCAAAAATCAAGGATGGAGTCATCTCTGGGATCAGCATCATATTGTTTTATATCTTATgtctaaaaacatttttatttgtattttgcccaattttctgtttgttcagtggagaaaaatattctgatttctccttcatagtCGGGAATATAAGCCATGACTTTAAGACACAGTTTATGTACTTGAATTGGGATTCAAATAAAGCTCACACAGTTTGATTGGCTCGTGTGTCTTTTAACCTTTTTAAATGATTAAGTCCATCCTTCACCTTCCTTGCTGTCTCTTTTTCCTGCCACTTTCTTTTGCTGAAACACTGGCCATGTTTGTATGTTGAGTTTCACATATCATTCTGGATTTCACTGACTCTGTTCCCAGGGTGTTTGAACCTGTTCCTCTGTACATGTTCCCTGGTAGCTGGTCACTGGATTGAGAGACTCGATCAGATTCAGATTAGGTTTTTTCAGGACAACTTTGAAGATGTTGGTTGGTTTTCCGTCACAAGGCGCACGCCTTTTTGTTGTGTTAGCAGTCACTGATGCTCAGTAACTAGACTAAAGCCTTTCATTTAATTTGCTGAGTTATCACAGAGCCTGGGTCTCAGCAAGGATGAGTTTCTAGACTGAGCAAATTGGACCGTTATATCTAGCCATGTACTTGTTTCCAAAAATACCAATTATGATGACAACTTGGAGCTCCAGTAAAACGTGGAGTGTTTTTAAACTTGCTCAAGGCAAAGTTGTCCCATTTGTACACACTGGAAGGAGGCCACGCTGAACTGTATCCATCCATACCTGTTCCTTTCAAAGCTGTGCTCTAGTTGAAGCTGGGCTCAAGTGGTGCTCCCAGGAGGGAAGGCACCCGCCCTCTTCAATGTGAGGCAAGAACAGTTTTTCAGATCAGTCCTCGACAAGGATGATCCTGTGGTGCCACTGTCCCTGCCTGGGGGTAGGCACAGGACTGTGTCTCGTGGGTTGTGTCCACGGGGGCTGCGTCCTTAGAGGCTGCGTCCCTGGGGTGTGTGTCCGTGGATGCTGCCTCAGCTCTGCGGGTAGGTTGTCCAGAAGGCCTTTCCACCATCTGCATAGACATGCCTGTGGGCGTGGGATGCTCTCTGTCTGCTTTGATATGCCCGATCCTCATCCTAGTCCCGTGAGGACAGGGCGGGTGATGGTGAGAGTAGCGAGCGCGGGTGCTGTTCGGGGCTCCGCTGTGAGCCTGGGGACCCTAGGGGGGGGTCTGGCTGGGGCCCCTACCCTTTCAAGTCCCACAGTCTTGTCCAGTTTCTTATCTTGCAGCAGCTGTTGCCTCACTGGGGGAATAACAAAGAGTCagagtgaggattaaatgaagccTGAGCGTGCTCGGAGATGTCAGCTTAAAACAATGCTCAGCGAGTGGCCAGGACCGCAGGGGCTCAGTGGGCAGTGGCCACCTGCTCCCTGCCCGTTCCTGTATCTTCCCTGAGGAGCTTGTGAGTGAGGGAACTTGACCTGCCCACAGCAGAAGCCTCGAGCGAGTTCAGCTTGCTGCCAGAACGTTTACAGGGAGCTTGGTGATGCTCGGCCTGGGCCAAGGGGCCCGATGGTCCTCGAGAGCCCAGGACATGTGTGAGCCGAGGGGCCTTTGGGGGCTGACCCCACTGGCTCCGAGTGTCTGAGCAAGTCCTGAGACGTGTCCTGTGGTGCCGTGAGGCTGGGGTTCAGAGGCATGGGGGGCAGGCTTCTGACCGCTCCCCGTGTGCTGGACTGAGCCCCTGGGAGCAGCGACCTTGCAGCCTCTCCAGCAGCTGCAGGGCCTCGCCATGAACTACCAGGCGGGAGGGAAGCGCTCCGGACCGGGCGCTCCCGGGTCAAGCCCTCAGCTGACCGGGGTCACCATTGCCCTCTGGGCGCTGGGCCCCAGGGAGAGGGTGTGCCTGGCGGCTCCTCGGAAGGCCGCTCTGCAGCACAGAACGCGTCAGGAGCCTGGATGCGAGTCCCCCAGGAAGGGAGGACTCTTCCTCGCAAGGCTCACGTCAGGGGAGCTTTGAGAGGCTTTCAGCAGCTTCGTCCTGTGCGTGGCTCCCTCCCGCTGGGGCCTGCCGCTGGGTGCCGGGTGTGGTAACTGCTGCCTATCTGACCGAACTCGACTGTTTTGGGTTCAGAGGCAACAGCAAAGCTTCAGCACCTCATTCACTCGGGGCGGCTCCCCTGTGGACCTGGGCTCGGTGAGGACGGCCAGCCCGCTGCCCCAAGCCAAGAGTGGCGGGGGTCTCAGCCGCAGACTGACACAGACCCCTGCACTCTACACCAAGGTCTCCTGCCCAACCTCCCCGGACGCACCGGGTCTATGCACTGGGCACCAGGACCGGCCTTTTCTCAACACTTTACCCACAGTTACTTCGCAGCTCGACGCTGCTGTTGGTCAAATGCCAAGCTGAAAGTGAGCCGGGCGCCCCTGGGGCACAGGGTCCCCTCTGCAAGCTCCCCAGTCTGCGTGTCACTGGAGTGACTTTCCTGCCTGAGgagaagaggtgtgtgtgtgtgcacatgcgtaTGTGGTGTATGAGCATGAATTCGTGTCTACATGTTTGCCTGAGCACGGGTGCCTGCAAGTGCCCTGCACATGTGTgaacatgcgtgtgtgtgtacatgtgtgcaggTGTGCATGTGGGTGGGTGTATGTATATGAAGAAGAattagaagtgtgtgtgtgaggtgtgatTGGAGGCACCTGATTGCTGGCCATTTTTTTGCATTGACCAGCCCATCAAGTCACTTAACCTACTACTTGGACATTAGTTCTGTCAACAGTTAAGCATAGGAATTGGACTGCATTATCCCAAAGAGAATTTTCAGCCTGAAAAGTCCGTGTTTCCGTCATGAATGCTCTGAAGCCTTCACAACCCCTGGTGGAGAGCGGACGAGCTGACCTTGGTGTTTGTGTCCTCGAAGCGCGCTCCGACCTGCCTTGTAGGTTTGTTCTGATCCTATGTCCGGGTGACACTGGTTTGGACTGCATTTCCTGGCTTCCTCCTAAAGCTGGGATGGGTTTTACCTCCAGTCGTGTGGCCCAAGGGCTGCGCTATCACCAAGAGCATGGGCGAGCCGAGTAGGAGGAGGGCCCCAGGAGCAGGCTGCAGGGGGAGGGCAGTGCCCACTGCTGAGGCCGCCGTGACTGCCCTGGGGGAGGGTGGGTGCCCAGCGCCCAGGCCCCCGGCTGCCCGGTGCTCACTCAGCCCTGACTTCCATCTGCCAAGATGGGACGCTGTCCTCCATCGACTGAG from Bos indicus isolate NIAB-ARS_2022 breed Sahiwal x Tharparkar chromosome 23, NIAB-ARS_B.indTharparkar_mat_pri_1.0, whole genome shotgun sequence carries:
- the FOXQ1 gene encoding forkhead box protein Q1, with amino-acid sequence MKLEVFGPRAGLGDKPGSDLEGAGGSDAPSPLSAAGDDSLGSDGDCAANSPAAGSGERSAGGGPGAEEAGAAGAAGATAGPRAGGAGSGGAGGGEGARGKPYTRRPKPPYSYIALIAMAIRDSAGGRLTLAEINEYLMGKFPFFRGSYTGWRNSVRHNLSLNDCFVKVLRDPSRPWGKDNYWMLNPNSEYTFADGVFRRRRKRLSHRAAAPGPALRPPDGAPPPPAPAAAAPASPRARSPARPEGRASPAGRFSGPFAIDSILSKPFRSRRAGDAGPGARPPWGAAPCPPPPAYPALLQAAPAGALLPLCAFGAAEPPGLLARGAEAPPLLLAPLAAPAPAKPLRGPAAGAHLYCPVRLPDALLAASARAPGPHLPNRPETLLA